A genomic region of Solanum dulcamara chromosome 2, daSolDulc1.2, whole genome shotgun sequence contains the following coding sequences:
- the LOC129880149 gene encoding ribulose-1,5 bisphosphate carboxylase/oxygenase large subunit N-methyltransferase, chloroplastic, whose protein sequence is MASVFSLPSSSFLCPLKTTKFRTKFQSLHNSQKPFLINSLQLKELDRKIPESVQTFWKWLCDEGVVSAKTPVEPGFVPEGLGLVAKRDISKGETVLEVPRRFWINPDTVADSEIGNVCTGLKPWISVALFLLREKWRDDSKWKYYMSVLPESTDSTIYWSEEELSEIQGTQLLSTTLSVKDYVQNEFQKLEEEIILRNKQLFPFPITLDDFFWAFGILRSRAFSRLRNQNLILVPFADLTNHSDRVTTEDHAHEVRGPAGLFSWDLLFSLRSPLKLKAGDQLFIQYDLNKSNADMALDYGFIEPSSARDAFTLTLEISESDEFYEDKLDIAESNGLGETAYFDIKLGQSLPPFLIPYLRLVALGGTDAFLLESIFRNAVWGHLELPVSRENEELICKVVRDACKSALSAYHTTIEEDEKLMEEGNLSSRLQIAVVIRAGEKKVLQQIDDIFRERELELDELEYYQERRLKDLGLVGEQGDIIFWEPK, encoded by the exons ATGGCTTCTGTTTTCTCTTTACCCTCTTCATCTTTTCTCTGTCCACTCAAAACCACAAAATTCAGAACAAAGTTTCAATCTTTACACAATTCCCAAAAACCATTCTTGATAAATTCACTTCAGTTAAAAGAACTTGACCGAAAAATCCCAGAATCAGTCCAAACATTCTGGAAGTGGTTATGTGATGAAGGGGTTGTATCAGCAAAGACACCTGTAGAGCCAGGATTTGTACCAGAAGGTTTAGGATTAGTTGCTAAGAGAGATATTTCAAAAGGGGAGACAGTTCTAGAAGTTCCTAGAAGGTTCTGGATCAATCCAGATACAGTTGCAGACAGTGAAATTGGGAATGTGTGTACTGGATTAAAACCTTGGATTTCTGTTGCTCTTTTCTTGCTTAGAGAGAAATGGAGAGATGATTCCAAGTGGAAATATTACATGTCTGTTCTTCCAGAGTCTACTGATTCCACTATATATTG GTCTGAAGAGGAGCTTTCTGAGATTCAAG GGACTCAACTTTTAAGCACAACGTTGAGTGTGAAAGATTATGTGcaaaatgaatttcaaaaactgGAAGAAGAAATCATACTTCGTAACAAGCAGCTTTTTCCTTTTCCGATAACCTTGGATGATTTCTTCTGGGCATTTGGAATACTCAGATCAAGGGCATTTTCTCGTCTTCGGAATCAAAATCTTATTCTGGTTCCCTTTGCTGACCTG ACAAACCACAGTGACAGAGTAACCACAGAAGATCATGCCCATGAAGTTAGGGGGCCAGCAGGTCTGTTCTCGTgggatttgctattttctttaCGAAGTCCATTGAAACTGAAGGCTGGAGACCAG CTTTTCATCCAATATGACTTGAACAAAAGCAATGCTGATATGGCTCTTGACTATGGCTTCATCGAACCAAGTTCAGCTCGTGATGCATTCACATTAACATTGGAAATATCAGAGTCCGACGAATTTTATGAGGACAAGCTGGATATAGCAGAGTCAAATGGCCTAGGAGAAACTGCTTACTTTGACATAAAACTTGGACAATCTCTTCCCCCTTTTCTGATTCCATATCTAAGGCTGGTTGCCCTTGGTGGAACTGATGCTTTCCTACTAGAATCAATTTTCAGAAATGCTGTTTGGGGTCATCTCGAGTTACCTGTCAGCAGAGAAAATGAGGAGCTCATATGTAAAGTCGTACGAGATGCATGCAAATCTGCACTTTCTGCCTATCACACCACAATTGAAGAG GATGAGAAACTGATGGAGGAAGGGAACCTCAGTTCAAGACTTCAGATAGCAGTAGTGATACGAGCAGGAGAGAAGAAGGTTTTACAACAAATTGACGATATCTTTAGAGAAAGAGAACTGGAACTGGATGAATTAGAATACTACCAAGAAAGGAGGCTTAAAGATCTTGGTCTTGTTGGAGAGCAAGGAGATATCATATTTTGGGAGCCAAAATAA